The Altererythrobacter sp. H2 genomic sequence GGCGACTACGGACGCCAGCCTCGTCGATATCGAACGTGATCATAGCAGCCCCTCCATTCCGAGCGACGCGAACCAGGCCTTCGAGCGCTCTTCATTCTCCACGCGTTTCTTCGCGGCCCAAGCCACTCGTTCGGCCGGTTCTGCGGCGCGAACGTCACGGGGCATGTCACTGATGCTGAAGCGGCCGCCGACGAAGTCATCTGCGGCATCTTCGTCGCCGCCAAACCATTCGAGGGCCTGCTCGCGGCAGATTTCGTAGCGGACGCCGGAATAGGAGTACCAGCCCTCCAGCTTGTCGGTCGCCTCGACTTGTACGGCTTCGAGGCGTTCTCGAAGGTGGACGACAAAGGGATTGGCCTCGTCGTCTTCATATTCGAGGGGGCGACTGTCCGTCACGGAATCACCGTCATCGAGGCGATCACCCCGAAGATCACGGGTCGCGATGGAGCGCGCCTCCATCGTTTCGAGGTTCTCAGCGTCCCAATCGTTCACCAGGCGCTCGGTGATATGCTTGAAGCACCCGCTGAACGCTTCGACACCTGCGCGGGCGGCCCGGAGCTGCTCGAGCCGCATAGCCCGATCCTTCAAACTTTCACAGGCCGCGAGGTGGAACAGGAATGGTGCGAACTCGATCACTTCGGTCGGCTTCACACCGTAGCGAAGGCTAACCAGTGCAAGCGCGTTGCGGACCTCAGGGGTGACTCGCATGTTGAGCTGTGCCCTTGGGAACAACTCGTCGGAAGGCGGTTCCATGCCCTCAGCGTCAGCCGCAGTGAGTTGAGCAGGCTCGATCTTCAACGATTTGGACAGCGCCTCTATGACGCGTGCACCGTTGCGCTTGGTTTTGCCGGCTTCGATCCGAAAGATCGTGCCCTTGTCGATGCCTGATTGACCGCTGAGGTCGTCTTGGCTGAGATTTTGCTTCGTCCGGTAATGGCGACGTCTCAAAGGATTGATGCGAGGCATAAGCGTCTCCAATTCCGATGGGACGAATATGCCTATATAATGATAGCATCTCTACAGGCTTTTCAGTGCCTACAATCCCTGAATGGCGGTATTTTCCGGATCGAGCCCTCCATATTCGCCGCTAAATACGCCTACGATGATACTTGGTAAGTCCGATGCCCAATTGCTGATCCGCCACCATGCCTACAAACAAGATTTGATCGGCGCGACCCTACCTTCAGACACCTGCGATTCGCGCAGTCGGCGTCGCGACCGCAGATAGCAGTTGCAGGGATCGGCAGCCTTCGTTCGCCCCGGGAAGGTTTCGATTGCCGGGCTAACTAGCGCTGCCTTCAGCAGAGAGGTACTGCTTCACACGATCACGGGTTTGACGTCTCGGGTTTCGTCCTGAACGGAGATCCACGACGAACCTGGGGTCGCCGACCGCCAACCTCCCGAATGTGCTGGGCGAAACGCTGCTACGTACCAAATATGCCTCTATCTGCTCCAATAGCTCCATCGCCTTCGACTCGCTTTGCGCTTGCGTTCTTGTTATGTTCCTACTAGGAAGGCTTCCTAGAGTCTAGGATCGAATTTCCTAGATGGATGCGATAGGACTGCCAGCGATGGAAGACGCACGTAGAGCTCTGGACGAGCTGATCCAGAAGCGAGGGGTTAATTACTCCTCGATATCGCGCCTCCTGGGACGCAATGCCGCCTATATCCAGCAGTACATCCGGCGCGGCAGCCCCAGGCAGCTAGACGAACAGGATCGCGCGGTGCTCGCCCGTTTCTTTGGCGTCGATGAGAAGGTTCTCGGCGCCCCGGAACGGCGTTCAGGACCCGTTGTCGAACTGGTCCATGTGCCCGTTCTCGCGGTCGAGGCTTCCGCCGGTCACGGTGCGCTTGCGGAAATGGAAGCGAAATGCGCCCAATTCGGATTCGATGAAAAATGGCTGCGACGGCTGACAGCCAGCAAGGCAACGAACCTGTCGATCATCGCGGTTCATGGAGACTCGATGGAACCCACCTTGCATGACGGCGACGAAGTGATGGTCGATCTGGGCGACGGCCAATCGCGCCTGCGCGACGGAATCTATGTGATGCGCATGGATGACATGCTCAACGTCAAGCGCGTGGCGATCGAACCGCAAGGCAAGCGGGTCTCGGTGCTGAGCGACAATCCCGCCTATCCCAGTTGGCGCGGTCTCGAAAAGCGCACCATCAATATCGTCGGCCGCGTTCTTTGGTTCGGCCGAGCGCTGCGCTAGGCTCACCATCCCGATGTTTGTAATTCTTGCCGCCTCGATTGTCGCCGCCGGGCAGACCTTCACTTGCACGCCTACCCATGTCTGGGACGGCGATGGCCCCGTCTGGTGCGCAGAGGGACCGCATCTCCGCATCGCGGGGATCGCGGCGCGCGAAATGGACGGCGCATGCCGCTCCAACCAGCCCTGCCCCTCTGCCTCGGCGGTAGAAGCCCGTGATGCGCTGGTAGGCCTGCTGGGCGGGCCGCGCGGTACCATCCCGACAGGTCATGTCGTCGTTCGAGGTCCGAGGCTGACATGCCGCTCCGAAGGGTCTGCCGGAGGCAGCAGGACAGCCGCCCGGTGCCTCCTGCCTTCGGGCGCCGATCTCTCCTGCGCCATGATCCGCACGGGGACGGTTCTTCGCTGGGATCGCTATTGGAAGGGTCCGGCGTGCCGCTAGGCGCCGACCTGCATCTCACCGGATACCTGGAAGAAGGACCATATGGCTTGCTTCTTCGTAGCGGCGGCGGCGTGTGGGAACTGGACGCGCGCCGCCCGTCGCGTCGTCTGATCGACTGCGAGGTCGAAGTCACGGGCCAGCGTACCGGGTTCAACGGGATCGTCTGCGATCAGATTTGGCCGGCAGGACAGCCCCGCCCCCGTAGACTCAGGCGCCGGCTCAGGCTCAACATCGAATATCTGCTGACCGCAGCATTCGTAGGCTACGGCTTCATAGCCTTGCTATTCGGCCTCGCCGGACAATTCCGCTGATGCTCAGCGAGTGGGAACTCTGGGCTTGTGCCAATCAGGTGCTGACGACGCATGGCGACAAGGCCCCGCTCCATGTCGCCGAACAGATTGGCGCCCTCGCACTGGCCGGAGACGAGGCAGGCATCCGCACCTGGCAGGGTATCGCCAAACGCATTGCCCAACTGACCGGAAGCGATGGCGATACCACGGTAAGCGTGGTCTGAAGACCGCAGCTCAGGCTGCCTGAGCGATGGGTTCATCGATCGGTCGTTGCCAATTCCACGGCATCAGTTCGTCCCAGCGCGCGGCGGGCCAATCGGCGGCGATCTTGCCGATGATGTCGGCAATGTAGGCCTGCGGTTCGAGGCCGTTCATCTTTGCCGTCTCGATGACGGAGTAGATCGCGGCGGCGCGGGCGCCCCCCGCCTCCGAGCCGGCGAACAGCCAGTTCTTCCTGCCGATCGCGATGGGGCGGATCGCGCGTTCGGCGATGTTGTTGTCGATCTCGAGGCGACCGTCATCGAGGAAGCGAGTGAACGCGTTCCATCGCTTGGTGCCATAGCGGATGGCCTTGGTCGTTGGCGACTTGGGCGCGAGCTTCCTGAGCGCGTCGTCGAGCGCGGCGCGAAGCGCCGTCACCAGCGGTCGCGACCGCTCCTGGCGGATGCTTCGTCGGATATCGGGCGGCTGGCCGCGTATCTCGGCCTCGATCGCGTAGAGCTGTCCGACCCGGTCGAGCAGATCGGTGGTAAGCGCGGTGGGCTGTTGCTTGTGGCGCTCGAACAGCTCGCGTCGGAAGTGCGCCCAGCAGGCGACCTCCGACACGCGATTACCGGCGTAGATGCCGCTGAATCCGGAATAGGCGTCGGCCTGGAGGAAGCCGGCGAACCCGGCGAGTTCGCGCTTGGGATGGACGCCGGCGCGGTTGGCGGTGAACCGATACCAGACGAGCGGCGGCGCGGTGGCGCCGCTTGCGCGATCGTCGACGACATAGGCCCAGAGTCTTCCGGTCGCCGTCTTGCCCTTCCCGGGCTCGAGCACCTTCACCGGCGTGTCGTCGGCGTGGATCTTGGTCGCCTTGAGGCCTTCCTCGCGGATGCGCTTGACGATCGGGTCGAGCAGATGCGCAGCCTGGCCGGTCCATCCGGCGAGCGTCGATCGATCGATATCGACGCCCTGCGCGGCCATCATCTCCGCCTGGCGGTAAAGCGGCAGGTGGTGATCGAACTTGGAGACGACGATATGGGCGAGCGTGCCAAACGTCGCCTTGCCGCGCGCGATCGGCTTGGGCGGCGTCGGCGCCTGGACGATCTTCTCACAGGCGCGGCAGCTATACTTGGGCCGGACATGGCGCACGACACGCCAGCTGACCGGCACGACGTCGAGCTGTTCGTCGGCGTCGGCGCCGAGGCGGCGCAGCTCGCCGCCGCACGAGGGACAAGCGCAGGCACCGGTGGCGGGCTCGTGGACGACCTCGTCGCGCGGCAGGTGCGGCGGCAGCGAACGGACCGGCGTTGGCCGTTCGGGCTTGATGACGATATCGGGTGCGCGCGCGTCCGCGACGGCCGCTTCGGCCTCATGCTCTTCGAGCGCCAGCTCCATCTGGGCGATCTCGCGCGCGAGCTTCTCGGACGACGTTCCGAAGGCCATCCGGCGCAAGCGGTCGAGCTGGGCGCGGAGCATCGCGATCACGTGATCGCGAGCGTCGATCTGCGCTTCAAGGCTGGCGATCAGCGCGTCCCGATCGGGGGTGGAAGCGGCCTCATCCGACACGCAAAACTTGTACCGGACCGGCAACGAAAATGCCAGCAAAAACCCCTGAATCCTGCCGATTATCAGCCCGCCAACGCCGGCCGCCAGGTCCGCTCGGGGCGACGCCAGTCGACGCCTTCCAGGAGCATCGAAAGCTGGGCGGCGCTGAGGTGTGCGACGCCCGTCTGGGTCATCGGCCACACGAACTTGCCGCGGTCGATCCGCTTCGAAAACAGACACAGGCCCTGGCCGTCATACCAGAGCAGCTTGACGAGATCGCCGCGCTTGCCCCGAAAGGCGAAGACGGCGCCAGAGTGCGGACTCTGCTTCAGCACCTCCTGCGCCATCACCGCGAGCCCGCACATCCCCTTCCTCATATCGGTCGCGCCGCAGGCGAGCCACACTCTCGTCGTGGGTGGCAGCGCGATCACCGCCCAAGCACCGCGAGCACGCGACTGAGCGCCTCGGCATCGACCGACGCATCGACACTCAACCTGACACCGCCCGGTAGCTCGATCCCGATCCGACCGGGAACCTCCAGGACCGACGGTAACAGGGAGGGCGTCTGCGCTGGCGGCGGGATCGCGACCGCATCCGCGATGCGCACCTCGGCGAAGGAAGGGCCGGGCTCTGCTGCAGGATGTGGCAACGTCTTCAGTGGCGGATCGAGCAGCAGGCCAGACATCGCCTTGCGGCGCCAAGTGTAGAGGAGCCCGCTCGTCACCTCGTGGCGCTCCATCGCCGAGCGCACCGATCCACCCGGACCGAAGGCATCGCGCAGCATCGTCAGCTTCTGCTCGACGGTCCAGAACCGCCGCCCCGACACACGGGCGATCACCTCGATACGACCAGTCATACGACTGCTCGTATGACTACTCACATGCTCAACGACCTCATCCACCGCGCCGCTCCACCCGAAAGCGACAAGCATCGCAGCAATGCCGTCATCGGCAAGGCGGCCTACGGACCACGCTTACATACCACGCAACAATGACCCGATCATCGAACCCTGACTGCCCGATAGGCGCGAGCTCGCCCGGAAATAGGCAGGGCTGTCTCCCTCTTTCGCATAGCCCTCGCCCTGTAACACGACAGATCAATTCGGGTGATGCGATATGCTCGCGGATCGAGGGCGTGCAGTCCGGCGAACTTAGCCGGCAGGCACCTCCCGAAGTCGCGAACTGCAACATTCCTGAATCATGTTTGCCCGTCGGCAAAACGAAGGGTGCGCCTGTTATTTATCTACGGGGACGACATCCTGCTCTCCTGCGCCATCCTCCATCTTGTCCGATGACGGCGGCACTATCAGGTTTTGTTTGAGCATGTCGCCGAGCTTGAACGCTTCTGCATTCGCGTAGAGCAGCTCACCAGCACGCTCCAACACGCGAGGGTCGAAGCTGGCAAAACCAAGCGGGACCGGCAGGCCCGACTGCTGTCCGATAGGCGCATGAACAGTCGCCGCGACAAAGGCACCGGGAACGAGCAGCATCTCGAAGCCGCCTGGAAACACACGGCCATCTGACCCGTGCTCGCGCGTGAAGGCTTCCTTGACCCATCGCTCAGGGCGCTGCGCGGTCAATGCGATCGACTCAACATTCTGCCGGTGGGCGAGATCCTCGTTGGTACGGATGATCCGGTCGCGGAACTGCTCGATCGCCTCGGCCATGATCGAGGTGCTGCCCCACAATGGTGCCTGGGGCACTACCCAGTAGACTGCGCCCGAGGCATGGCGAGTTTTGCGCAGGCCGTAGCTTGCGATTTCAAACAGCCGACGGGCATTTTCCATCGTGAACAAGCTACCAATGATCGGCACTGTAGGGCGATCGGCGCGAACGTCGCCATGGCTCGTGAAGGCATGCCGATAGAAGCGCTGCACGCTCAACCCGTCGCGGCGCGTCCATTCTTTAAGGTATTCGGGCGCGAGGTTCACCAGGAGTTGATAGGCTTCGCCATCGTCCTCGCGCCGCGGCACTGCCATTCGTTCAACGATCTCGGCGACTGCGCGCCCTAC encodes the following:
- the tnpB gene encoding IS66 family insertion sequence element accessory protein TnpB (TnpB, as the term is used for proteins encoded by IS66 family insertion elements, is considered an accessory protein, since TnpC, encoded by a neighboring gene, is a DDE family transposase.), translated to MIALPPTTRVWLACGATDMRKGMCGLAVMAQEVLKQSPHSGAVFAFRGKRGDLVKLLWYDGQGLCLFSKRIDRGKFVWPMTQTGVAHLSAAQLSMLLEGVDWRRPERTWRPALAG
- the tnpA gene encoding IS66-like element accessory protein TnpA, which encodes MTGRIEVIARVSGRRFWTVEQKLTMLRDAFGPGGSVRSAMERHEVTSGLLYTWRRKAMSGLLLDPPLKTLPHPAAEPGPSFAEVRIADAVAIPPPAQTPSLLPSVLEVPGRIGIELPGGVRLSVDASVDAEALSRVLAVLGR
- the tnpC gene encoding IS66 family transposase, encoding MSDEAASTPDRDALIASLEAQIDARDHVIAMLRAQLDRLRRMAFGTSSEKLAREIAQMELALEEHEAEAAVADARAPDIVIKPERPTPVRSLPPHLPRDEVVHEPATGACACPSCGGELRRLGADADEQLDVVPVSWRVVRHVRPKYSCRACEKIVQAPTPPKPIARGKATFGTLAHIVVSKFDHHLPLYRQAEMMAAQGVDIDRSTLAGWTGQAAHLLDPIVKRIREEGLKATKIHADDTPVKVLEPGKGKTATGRLWAYVVDDRASGATAPPLVWYRFTANRAGVHPKRELAGFAGFLQADAYSGFSGIYAGNRVSEVACWAHFRRELFERHKQQPTALTTDLLDRVGQLYAIEAEIRGQPPDIRRSIRQERSRPLVTALRAALDDALRKLAPKSPTTKAIRYGTKRWNAFTRFLDDGRLEIDNNIAERAIRPIAIGRKNWLFAGSEAGGARAAAIYSVIETAKMNGLEPQAYIADIIGKIAADWPAARWDELMPWNWQRPIDEPIAQAA
- a CDS encoding DUF6961 family protein, with translation MLSEWELWACANQVLTTHGDKAPLHVAEQIGALALAGDEAGIRTWQGIAKRIAQLTGSDGDTTVSVV
- a CDS encoding helix-turn-helix domain-containing protein — protein: MPRINPLRRRHYRTKQNLSQDDLSGQSGIDKGTIFRIEAGKTKRNGARVIEALSKSLKIEPAQLTAADAEGMEPPSDELFPRAQLNMRVTPEVRNALALVSLRYGVKPTEVIEFAPFLFHLAACESLKDRAMRLEQLRAARAGVEAFSGCFKHITERLVNDWDAENLETMEARSIATRDLRGDRLDDGDSVTDSRPLEYEDDEANPFVVHLRERLEAVQVEATDKLEGWYSYSGVRYEICREQALEWFGGDEDAADDFVGGRFSISDMPRDVRAAEPAERVAWAAKKRVENEERSKAWFASLGMEGLL
- a CDS encoding DUF5818 domain-containing protein, whose product is MPLGADLHLTGYLEEGPYGLLLRSGGGVWELDARRPSRRLIDCEVEVTGQRTGFNGIVCDQIWPAGQPRPRRLRRRLRLNIEYLLTAAFVGYGFIALLFGLAGQFR
- a CDS encoding S24 family peptidase; the protein is MEDARRALDELIQKRGVNYSSISRLLGRNAAYIQQYIRRGSPRQLDEQDRAVLARFFGVDEKVLGAPERRSGPVVELVHVPVLAVEASAGHGALAEMEAKCAQFGFDEKWLRRLTASKATNLSIIAVHGDSMEPTLHDGDEVMVDLGDGQSRLRDGIYVMRMDDMLNVKRVAIEPQGKRVSVLSDNPAYPSWRGLEKRTINIVGRVLWFGRALR
- a CDS encoding thermonuclease family protein, which codes for MFVILAASIVAAGQTFTCTPTHVWDGDGPVWCAEGPHLRIAGIAAREMDGACRSNQPCPSASAVEARDALVGLLGGPRGTIPTGHVVVRGPRLTCRSEGSAGGSRTAARCLLPSGADLSCAMIRTGTVLRWDRYWKGPACR